A stretch of DNA from Cellulomonas xiejunii:
GGTCCCGCTGATCGCGATCGCCTGGGAGAACGGGAACCAGATCCCGCCCTGGAGGGCGAGCACCGCGATGAGCTGGTCGACCTCGCCGTCGACGAGCCAGACGACGAGCGTCGCGAGGGCGACGCCGGCGACCGCGAGGCCCCAGAACCAGGCGGCCATCCGCAGGACGGTCCGCCTCAGCGACTTCACGGTGTGCAGGGTCGGTGACGGGCGGGTCACGTCGGTGGTGGTCATCGTCTCCTCCTTCCAGGTCGAGCGGGTGGGTCAGGCGTTCGACGCGAGCTGGGCGCGCCGGGTCAGGGTGGCGAACACCAGGAGCATCACGGTCCCGAGCGCGGCACCGATGCCGACGGCGAGCGCCATGTCGCCTCCGGGCGTCGTGGTCCACACGCCGGGCAGGTCGACCAGCCGCGCCCCTGCGACGTACTGCGAGACGGCGACCGGGCCGACCGTCAGCGGCAGCGTGAGCGTGCCCCACCACCCGCCGCGCGTCTGGTAGACGATGCCGACCAGCAGGCCCGACAGGTTGCCGAGGACGAACGGCACGGCGAGGTCGAGGAACAGCAGCCAGAACGGTGACGACTCGTCGGTGAGCTGGATCTCGTTGATCGTCGCGTCCCACCCGAGGGCGGCGTGGACGGCCCGCTCCGCGAGGATGACCGCCGTGAGGATCGCGGCGTACGCCAGACCCGCCGCCACCTCGACGAGCACGGCGGCGCGGACGAACGTGCGCCGCGTCATGCCGGACGCGACGTGGACCCGCAGGTAGGCGGCGACGAGCATGATCGCCAGCGAGAACGGGAACCACAGCGAGGCCTGGCGGGCGTACACGGCGACGGACACGTCCACGCTGCCGTTGACGAGCCAGACGACGACGGTGACGAGGGCGAGCACGGGGACTGCGATCCCCCAGAACCACCCGGCCATGACCAGCAGGGCAGCACCCAGCCGGCGCGCGGTGTGCGCGACGGGTGTCGTGGTGCGCGCGGGTGCGGCGGTGCCGGCGGTCATCGGTCGGCCTCCCGAGGTGCGCGGGACGACGACGCGCCCGTGCGGTTCGGGTCCGTGAGGTGCACGAACAGGTCCTGCAGCGGCACGGGGCCCAGCTCGATCCCGGCCTCCCGTGCGCGGCGCACGTCGCCCTCCACGAGTGCGCCGCGCACGGTCGTCTGGACGGTGCCGCCGAGCCGCTGGGTCGCGAGCACCTCGCGCCCGGCGACGAACTCCTGCACCGCGGTCGCCGGGCCGGTGACCGACACACCCTCGGCACGCAGGCTCTCGGCGTCCTGCGTCACCAGCACGCGGCCGCGGTCGAGCACGACGACGTCCTCGAGGAGCCGCTCGATCTCGTCGATGAGGTGGCTGGACAGCACCAGGGTGCGCGGGTGCTCGGCGTAGTCCGCGAGCAGCGTGTCGTAGAACGCGTACCGGCTGGGCGCGTCGAGCCCCAGGTGGACCTCGTCGAGGATCGTCAGGGGCGCGCGCGACGCCAGGCCGAGCACGATGCCGAAGGCGGACTTCTTGCCGCGCGAGAGCTTGGACGGCTTGCGCTGCGGCTCGAGCTCGAAGAGGTCCATGAGCTCGCCCGCGAGCTCGTGCGAGAACGTCGGGCGGGCACCGGAGACGTACGCGAGGTTGTCCTTCAGCGAGTAGTCGTCCAGGACGTCGCCCGACTCACGGACGAAGCACACGCCGGGCACGACGCGCTCGTTCTCCCACGGGTCCTCGCCGTCGACGAGGACCCGACCGGCGGTCGGGCGACGGAACGCGGCGACCAGCCCGGCGAGCGTGGACTTGCCGGAGCCGTTGCGCCCGAGCAGGCCGGTGATGGTGCCGGGGCGGATCGTCAGGGTCACGTCGTCGAGCGCGACGACGTCGCCGTAGCGCTGCGTGACGCCCTGCAGCTCGACGCCCCAGCCGGTGGTCGTCGCGGTCATCGTGCATCTCCCTGGGGTCCGTCGGTGGTGGTGGTGGGCGCCGGGGCGGTGACCGCGCGGGCGCGGAGGCGGTCGACGACGTCCTCGACGTCGATGCCCAGGACGCGGGCGGCGTCGGCCACCGGGTCGACGCTGTCGGTGAAGAAGGACTCGCGGGCGTCGGCGAGCAGCCGCTCACGGGCACCGGGGGCGACGAACATCCCGACGCCGCGCCGCTTGTAGAGCACGCCCTCGTCGACGAGCTGCGCGAACGCCTTGGCCGCCGTCGCCGGGTTGATCCGGAACGTGGTGGCGTACTGCGTCGTGGACATGACCTGCTCCTCGGCGGCCAGGGCACCCGAGAGCACGTCCTGGCGGATCTGGTCGGCGATCTGCAGGTACACGGGGTCTCGTCCGTCGAACACGGTCACCCCTTCCTGCTGGTTCTGTGGTTCATTACTCGACTAGTGAACCACGGAACCTCGCTGGGGACAACCTCCCAGCCCCCGGCAGTCCGGAGCGGGCGCGCGAAGGGAGGCGGTCACGGACGTGACCGCCTCGCGAGGCCGCGGCGTCAGCCGGTGACGACGGCGCAGCGGTCCTCGCCGGGCGCGGCGGTCCCGGTCGTGCGCGCGAGCAGGGTGCGCAGCGTCTCGCGCTCGGCGGCGCTCAGCCCGCGGAGCACGTCGACCTCGGCGGCGGCCATGCGATCCCCGACGTCGGCCAGCAGGGACCGCCCGGTGCCCGTGGCGGCGATGCGGCGCACCCGGCGGTCGGCGGGGTCGGGGCAGCGTTCGACGAGGCCCGCGGCGCACAGGTCGTCGAGCAGGTACGTCATGACGGTGCGGTCGATCCCGAGGTGGCTCGCGAGCGCCGCCTGGGTCGGCGGGACGGTGGCCTCGGCGGCGACGCGCAGCAGGTGGTAGCCGCGCGGGCCGGCCGGGATGCCCTCGAGGGCGTCGGCGACGCCGTCGCGCCAGCGCGCCAGCAGGGTGCCGAGCTGCCAGCCGAGGTCGTCGGCAGGGCGCTGCGGTGCGGGCGCGGCGGCGCGGGTCGTGGTGTCCGTCACGCCGTCAGCATACCCGCGTTCCGCTAGATCGTCTGTCGTGCATATGATCTATCCACTACACGACCCTGGAGGCGACGTCATGACCGACTACGGACACGAGCTGCAGTTCGGCACGTTCCTCACCCCGCAGAACGCCGACCCGCAAGCACCGGTCGAGCTCGCGGTGCTCACCGAGGACGTCGGGCTCGACCTCGTGACGTTCCAGGACCACCCGTACCAGCCGTCGTTCCTCGACACGTGGACACTGCTCTCCTACGTCGCGGCGCGCACGCAGCGCGTGCACCTGTCCGGCAACGTGCTCAACGTGCCGATGCGCCCCCCGGCGGTCCTCGCGCGGGCAGCCGCGAGCCTCGACCTGCTCTCCGGCGGCCGCGTCGAGCTGGGCCTGGGCGCGGGCGCCTTCTGGGACGCGATCGAGGCCATGGGCGTCCCGCGGCTCACGCCCGGCGAGGCCGTCGACGCCCTCGACGAGGCGATCGACGTCATCCGCGCGCTGTGGGACACCGACGGGCGCGGCCCGCTGCGCGTCGACGGGGACCACCACCGGCTCGCGGGCGCCAAGCGCGGACCGGCCCCGGCGCACGACATCGGCATCTGGGTCGGCGCGTTGAAGCCACGCATGCTGCGGCTCGTCGGGCGCAAGGCCGACGGCTGGCTGCCGTCGCTGGCGTACCTCCAGCCCGGCGACCTGGGCCGCGGCAACGCGACCATCGACGAGTCCGCCGCCGGGGCCGGCCGCGACCCGCGCGAGATCCGCCGTCTGCTGAACATCGGCGGCCGCTTCACCCCGACGCCCGGCGGCGGCCTCGACGGCCCGCCCGAGCAGTGGGTCGACGCGCTCACCCGGTACGCGCTCGAGGACGGCGTGGGCACGTTCGTCCTGGCCACCGACGACCCGGGGACGATCCGCACGTTCGCCGAGCAGGTCGCCCCCGCCGTGCGCGACGCGGTCGCGGCCGAGCGGGCGACGTCCGGCACCGCCGCCGGCCCGGTGCGCAGCGCGGTCGCGCTCGCGAAGCGCGCCGACGGCATCGCGTACGACACGGTCCCGGCCGACGTCACCGCCGTCGAGCCCGGCGACCGCGCGTACACGGCGCTGCGCTCGACGTACATGCGGCGCGGCGCCCCCGGCGTCGTCCTGCTCCCCCGCACGACGCCCCAGGTGGTCGACGCCCTCGGCTGGGCGCGCGAGCAGCGCGGACCGCTCGCCGTGCGCTCCGGGGGGCACGGCATCTCCGGCCGCTCGACCAACGACGGCGGCGTGCTGCTCGACGTCGGCGCGCTCGACGAGATCGCGGTCGTCGACGAGGCGACCCGGCGCGTGCGCCTGGGCACGGGTGCGACGTGGGGCAAGGTCGCCGCCACACTGGCGCCGCGCGGGTGGGCGATCTCGTCGGGCGACTACGGCGGCGTCGGCGTCGGCGGGCTGGCGACGACCGGCGGCATCGGGCTGCTCGGCCGGTCGTACGGCCTGACGATCGACCACGTCGTGGCGTACGAGGTCGTCACGGCCGACGGCACGGTGCACGTCGTCGACGCGCAGCGCGAGCCCGAGCTGTTCTGGGGGCTGCGCGGCGCCGGCGGCAACCTCGGGATCGTCACGTGGGTGGAGATCGAGGCGGCCGAGGTCCCCGACGTCGTGTACGCGACCATGACGTTCGACGCCTCCGAGCCCGCGCGGCTCCTGGAACGCTGGGGCCGCACGGTGCAGGACGCCCCGCGGCAGCTCACGAGCTTCCTGCACCTGCAGGCCGGCAGCGGCGGGCGGCAGCCGCTCGCACAGGCCATGACGGTGTGGGCCGACGACGACACGACGTCCGCCGTCGCGGCCCTCGAGGAGCTGCTCGGCGCCGGGCCCGTGCTCGACCAGCGCGCGACGCTCACGCCGTACTCGGGAATCGTCGGGCCCGTCGCCAAGGCCCACGACGGGGGCGCACCGCCGGTGACACGCTCGGGGCTGCTGCCGACGATGACGGAGGCCGCCGCGGCCGACCTCGGGCGGTTGCTCGGCTCCGGGGAGGCCATGCTGCTGCAGCTGCGCGCCACCGGCGGCGCCGGCAACGACGTGGCGCCCGACGCCACCGCCTACGCGCACCGGCACCAGCGGTTCTCCGCCACGGCCTTCGCCGGGCGCGGAGGGCGCGGCGGCCTCGACGACGCGTGGGACCGCCTCGCCCACCCGCACATGGACGGCCTCTACCTGTCCTTCGAGACCGACCCGCGACCCGCGCGCCTGCTCGAGGCGTTCCCGCCGCTCACGCTCGACCGGCTGCGCGCGCTCAAGCGCACGTACGACCCGGACCACGTCTTCGACCAGAACTTCCCGATCGACCCGCGGGGGTGAGCCGTCAGGCGTCGCGGCCGGGGGGCCGGGCGTACGCGACGAACTCGCCGTCCGGGTCGGCGGACGCCGCGGGGCGGAACCCGAGCCGCTCGTACAGGGCGCGGGCCGTCGCGTTCGTGCGCTGCGTCTCCAGGCGGACCTCGTGGGCGCCCGCGTCCTGCGCCTGCGCGAGCACGTGCCGCACGAGCGCGGCGCCGTGCCCCGCACCGCGGGCGTCCGGGGCGACGAACAGGTCGTTGAGCTGCCAGGTCGTGCGCAGCCGCACCGACGAGTGCCCCGGGTACACCTGCGTGAACGCGACCGCACGCCCCTGGTCGAGCCCCGCCCACACGAGCGAGTCGCCGCGCGCGAACCGCGTCGCGACGAACGCGCGCGCCTCGTCCTCGTCGCCCACGCGGCCGTAGAACGCGCGGTAGGCGACGAACAGCTCCGTCACCTGCGCCGCCACGTCCGCGGTGCTGTCCGCGGACACCCGGACGATCCCCATGACTCCCCCGCTCCCGACCGGCCCGCCGGCGGCGCGCGCAGGCGACGGACGCTAGCGCCACCCGCCTACCCGGTCGGCTCACCGCCCGTCGGCCGAGACGCACCCGCCGGCGCCACGGTCGCGGTCGTGCGCGCCGGTGAGGTCCTCACGGCGCGCGGGTTCGGGCAGGCCGACGTCGACGCGGGCACGCCCGTCGACCCGGACCGCACGCTGTTCCGCGTCGGGTCGGTGTCGAAGCTGTTCACCGCGACGGCCGTCATGCAGCTCGTCGAGGCCGCCGTCCACGGTGAAGTCGCACCTGGGCCGCGCCATGATGAAGCTCGGCACGCGCGACCGCCTCCAGACCGTCGTCTGGGCCTACCGCACGGGCCTGGCCACCCCCGCCTGACCCCCACCCCACCCCCCCAGGTCGTGAGAGTGCAATCCAGTCACGCCACCCCACCCCCCCAGTCGTGAGAGTGCAATCCAGCACACCTCAAACCGCGAGAGAGCAATCCAGCCGTGACTGGATTGCTCTCTCGCGGGTGGGGTGGTGTGGGGCGTCAGGCGCGGGTGATGGCGAAGCGGCGGGTCGCCAGGACCTCGGCGATCTGGACCGCGTTGAGCGCGGCGCCCTTGCGCAGGTTGTCGTTGCTGATGAACAGCGCCAGGCCGCGACCGTCGGGCGCGCCCTCGTCCTGCCGGATGCGGCCGACGAACGACGGGTCCTGACCGGCGGCGACGAGCGGCGTCGGGACGTCCGCGAGCTGCACGCCCGGGGCCGTCGACAGCAGCTCCGTCGCCCGCTCCACCGAGATCGAGCGCTCGAACTCCGCGTTCACGCTCAGGGAGTGGCCCGTGAACACCGGCACGCGCACGCACGTGCCCGAGACCAGCAGGTCCGGGACGTCGAGGATCTTGCGCGACTCGTGCCGCAGCTTCTGCTCCTCGTCGGTCTCGTGCAGGCCGTCCTCGACGATCGACCCCGCGAGCGGGATCACGTCGAACGCGATCGGCGCGACGTACTTCTCGGGCGACGGGAACGCGACCGCGCCGCCGTCCTGCACGAGCGCGAGCGTGTCCTGCTCGACCGCGGCGCGCACCTGGTTGTCGAGCTCCTTCGCCCCGGCGAGGCCCGACCCGGAGACCGCCTGGTACGTGGACACGACGAGCCGGCGCAGACCCGCCTCGTCGTGCAGCACCTTGAGCACGGGCATGGCGGCCATGGTCGTGCAGTTGGGGTTCGCGACGATCCCGATCTCGATCTCGTCGAGCGCGTCCGGGTTCACCTCGGACACCACGAGCGGCACGCGCGGGTCCCGGCGCCACGCCGAGGAGTTGTCGACGACGATCGCACCGGCCGCGGCGAACCGCGGTGCGTGCTCCTTGGACGTGCCGCCACCCGCGGAGAACAGCGCGATGTCGATGCCGGACAGGTCGGCCGTCGCGACGTCCTCGACGACGACGTCCTCCCCGCGCCACGGCAGCGTCGTGCCCGCGGAGCGCGCGGAGGCGAAGTACCGGATGGACGCGACGGGGAAGTCACGCTCGTCCAGCAGACGGCGCATCACGGCGCCGACCTGACCGGTCGCCCCGACGACTGCGATCCTCAGACCCTGCGCCATGTCAGCGCCCCGTCCCGCCGTACACGACGGCCTCGGTGTCCTCGGCGTCCAGGTCGAACGCCGTGTGCACGGCCCGCACCGCGTCGTCGAGCGAGTCGGCGCGGGTGACGACGGAGATGCGGATCTCCGACGTCGAGATCATCTCGATGTTGATACCGGCCTCGGACAGCGCGGCGAACAGCTTCGCGGACACCCCGGGGTGCGACTTCATACCCGCGCCGATGAGCGAGAGCTTGCCGATCTGGTCGTCGTACTGCAGGGACTGGAAGCCGATCGTCGGCTGGTCCGTCGTCAGCGCCGACGTCGCGGCGGCACCGTCGCTCGCGGGCAGCGTGAAGGAGATGTCCGTCTGACCCGTCGCGGCGATCGACACGTTCTGGACGATCATGTCGATGTTCACGCCGGCGCCGGCGACGATCTCGAAGATGCGGGCGGCCTTGCCGGGCACGTCGGGCACACCGACGACCGTGATCTTGGCCTCGCTGCGGTCGTGCGCGACGCCCGCGATGATCGGCTGCTCCATGGTGGGGTCCTCCTGGTTCGTCACGAGCGTGCCGGTGTGCGCCGAGAACGACGACCGCACGTGCACCGGCACGTCGTACCGGCGGGCGTACTCGACGCAGCGGGGCATGAGCACCTTGGCCCCGCTGGCCGCAAGCTCGAGCATCTCGTCATAGCCGATGCGGTCGCGCTTGCGCGCCGTGGGCACGATGCGGGGGTCGGCGGTGAACACACCGTCGACGTCGGTGTAGATCTCGCAGACATCGGCCTTGAGGGCGGCCGCGAGGGCGACGGCCGTCGTGTCCGACCCGCCGCGGCCCAGCGTCGTCACGTCGTTGGTCGACGGGTTGACGCCCTGGAAGCCGGCGACGATGGCGACCTCGCCGCGCGCGACGGTGTCCTTGATGCGGCTGGGCGACACGTCGATGATGTGCGCCTTGCCGTAGACCTCGTCCGTGATGACGCCCGCCTGCTGGCCGGTGAACGACTTCGCCTCGACACCGAGGTTGTGGATCGCCATCGCGAGCAGCGACATCGAGATGCGCTCGCCCGCCGTCAGCAGGATGTCCATCTCCCGCACGGGCGGCAGCGGCGTCACCTGCTGCGCGAGGTCGATGAGCTCGTCCGTGGTGTCCCCCATGGCCGAGACCACGACGACCACGTCGTGCCCGGCCTTGCGCGTCTCGACGACCCGCTTCGCGACGCGCTTGATGCTGGCGGCGTCGGCGACGGACGAGCCACCGAACTTCTGGACGATGAGGGCCACGGGCGTTGACGCTTCCGGCTCGACGTGCAGGGACCTCGTGAGTGTAGGCCGAGCCCAGGATGCGGACACCGGGCCGTTCGACTGGTGGACGGTTGTCCGGGTCGCCACTGAAGCGTTTGGGCGCCTGGTGGCACCCCGTGGTGTGCCGCACGCTGCGGAGCGGCGGCCCGTGTGTCACGTGCCGCCGCACCCGCGCCGGCGACCCTGCGGCGCACTGCCCTGGGAGGACCATGTCCACGACCCGTCCCACCGCGCGCGTACGCGCGGTCGTCACCGCGCTCGTCGCGGGCGTGCTGGCGGCAGGCGGTGTCGCCGGTGCGATCGCCGCGCAGGCCGTCGACGCGTGCCGCGTCGACTGGACCACGAATGCCTGGCCCGGCGGCTTCGTCACCGAGGCGCGCCTCACGACCGGACCGGCACGCTCCGGGTGGACGCTCACGTTCGACCTCGCGTCCGGCGAGCGGATCAGCAACGCGTGGAGCGCCACCGTCAGCCAGTCCGGCGCGGCGGTGACCGTCACGAACGCCTCGTGGAACGGTCAGCTCGCCGCCGGCGCGACGACGTCGTTCGGGTTCCAGGGCTCGGCGGCGTCGACACCGGCCACCCCCCGGAACGTGCGCGTCGACGGCGTGCTGTGCGAGGGGCAGACCGTGCCGACCAGCACGCCCACGACGCCCACGGCCACCCCGACGCCCACGGCGACGCCCACCCCGACACCCACGCCCACGGTGACGCCGACACCGACGGTGACACCCACCCCGACACCCACCCCCACACCGACGCCGACCCCCACACCCACCCCGACACCGACGCCCACGCCTGACCCGGGCGGCTGCACCGGCGCGTTCTGCGACGGCTTCGAGTCGCAGACGGGTACCGCACCGGCCGCGCCGTGGACGGTCGTGCACCCCGACTGCTCGGGCACGGGCACCGCGAGCATCGACACCGCGGTCGCACGCAGCGGCAGCCGCTCGCTGCGCGTCAACGGCGCGGTCGGCTACTGCAACCACGTGTTCGTCCAGGCGTCCGGCGCCGTCTCCGGCACGGCGGGCCAGCCGACGTACGTGCGGTTCTGGGTCCGTCACACCACGGCGCTGCCCACGTCGCACGTGACGTTCGTGGCGCTCAAGGACGCCAACGACGGCGGCAAGGACCTGCGCATGGGCGGCCAGAACGGTGCCCTGCAGTGGAACCGCGCGTCGGACGACGCCACGCTCCCCGAGCAGAGCCCGGCGGGCGTCGCGCTGAGCAAGCCCTTGCCGACGGGGCAGTGGTCCTGCATCGAGGCGCTGGTCGACCCGGTCGGGCGTCTGACGACGTGGCTCGACGGCTCGCAGGTCACCGGCCTGGTCGCCGACGGCACGCCCACGCACGACGTCGACAGCCAGTGGCACAACAAGGCGTGGACGCCGCGTCTGGTCGACCTCAAGCTCGGCTGGGAGAGCTACGGCGACGGCGCGGACACCCTCTGGTACGACGACGTGGTGGTCGGCTCCGCCCGCACGGGCTGCTGACGAGGTGCTGGATCGCCCTCTCACCGCGAGAGGGCGATCCAGCGCACCGCGGAGGTCCCGGAGGGGTGCTACGCCCCTGGTGCGACGCGCATTCGGGTGCCGTCCACCTGCAGGGGGACCCGCGCCGGGGCCGGGACTCCTAGCGTGGCGGCATGCCACCCGACGCACCGCACGGCCCGGCTGACGGGTCCGCCCCGGCCGCCGACACCGACCCGGCACCCGCTGCCGCACCTGCTGCGGCCGCCGTCGCGCTCGCTCCCCGGCCCCACGGCATCGAGGTCACCGGTCTGCGGCGCGCGTTCGGGACGGTCAAGGCCCTCGACGGCGCCGACCTGGTCGCGCGCGCCGGTGCCGTGACCGCGCTCGTCGGGCCCAACGGCTCCGGCAAGACGACGCTCCTGCTGGTCCTCGCCGGTCTGCTCGTCCCGGACTCGGGATCGGTGCGCGTCGCCGGCCACGACCCCGTCACGGACAACGCCGGGGCCCGCGCCCGCACCGGGTGGATGCCCGACGCGTTCGGCACGTGGGACTCCCTGACGGCCCGCGAGGTCCTCGCGACGTTCGCCGACGCCTACCGCGTCGACCGTGCGACAGCGTCGGCCCGCATCGAGGAGCTGCTCGCGACCGTGCACCTCACGGAGTACGCCGACCAGCCCGCCGCCGTCCTGTCCCGCGGTCAGAAGCAGCGCCTCGGCCTGGCCCGCGCGCTCGTCCACGACCCGCAGGTGCTGCTGCTCGACGAGCCGGCCAGCGGGCTCGACCCGCGCTCGCGCGTCGACCTGCGGATCCTGCTGCGCCGCCTCGCGGACGAGGGCCGCACCGTCCTGGTGTCCTCGCACGTGCTGTCCGAGCTCGACGAGATGGCCGACGACGCGGTGTTCCTCTCGCGCGGGCGCACTGTCGCCGGGCTGTCCGAGGCCGACGTCGCGACCGGCCGGCGCACGTGGCACGTGCGGGCGCTGTCGCTCACCGAGCTCACCGCGTGGCTCGACGCGACCGGAGTGGCGTACCGCCCCGACGGCGCCACACGGGCCGCGGACGCACCGACAGCCGTCGCCGGGGGCGTCCTCGTCGACGTCGACGGCGAGGCCGGCGCCGCCGCGCTGCTGCGCGACGCCGTCGCCGCCGGTGTCCCCGTCGTGTCGTCGGCACCCGCCGCCGGTGCGCTCGAGCAGGCGTACCTCGCACTGGAGGAGGAGCGGCGATGACCGCGACCACGACCACCCCGCCCCCCGCGCCCGGGACGACACCGCGCGTGGGCACCTGGACGGTGACGTGGCACGGCGTGCGCACCGTCGCGGCCCTCGAGCTGCGGCAGCGCGTCCGCTCGTCACGGTGGAAGACCGCGCTGATCGTGTGGTTCGTCGTCGTGGGGGCGATCACGCTCCTCGCGGGCGGCGTCCTGACGATCTTCGACGACTCCGCCGTGACGACCGACCAGGCCGGCGCCGTGCTGTTCGTCGTCGTGACGGCGCTCGTGCTCGGGCTCGGCCTCCTGGTCACGCCGACCCTCGCGTCGACGGCCGTGAACGGGGACCGGTCCGCCGGGACGCTCGCGACCCTGCAGGTCACCCTGCTCTCGCCCACGGAGATCGCCGCCGGCAAGCTGCTGGCCGCGTGGGTCAGCGCGTGCGCGTTCCTCGTCGTCAGCCTGCCGTTCTTCGCGATCGCGCTGGCGATGGGCGGCGTTCCCGTCGCGACGCTGCCGCGTGTGGTCGTGCTCATCGCGCTGCTGCTCGCGGCGGTGTGCGGCATGGGCCTCGGCTGGTCGACGCTCGCGGCGCGGCCCGCCGGGTCGACGGTGCTGACCTTCGTCACGGTGGCCGGGCTCACGGTGTTCACACCCGTCTTCTTCGGCCTGACCTACCCGTTCCTCAGCACCACGCAGGACGTGCAGGTCTACGGGGTGCCCGACTCCTACTGGATGGAGATGGACAAGGAGACCGGTGCGCCGACCACCGTTCCCGTGTGCGAGTTGAGCGTGCAGGAGCGGTCCGTGGCCCGCACCGAGCGGACGTGGTGGCTGCTGGCGATCAACCCGTTCGCGGTCGTCGCGGACGGCGCCGTGCCGGCGTCGGCGACGACGGACGAGGACTCCCCCGGCGAGGTCGTCGCCGCCGCCACGCAGACCCTGCGCGACCTGCGACTGGGTGAGCCGGAGATCATCGACGAGTGCTGGACCGACGAGGACACCTCGGACCTCGTCCCCGTGCGTGACGGAGCCGGACCCGTGTGGCCCGTCGGGCTCGCGGTGAACCTGCTGCTCGGTGCC
This window harbors:
- a CDS encoding cellulose binding domain-containing protein, producing the protein MSTTRPTARVRAVVTALVAGVLAAGGVAGAIAAQAVDACRVDWTTNAWPGGFVTEARLTTGPARSGWTLTFDLASGERISNAWSATVSQSGAAVTVTNASWNGQLAAGATTSFGFQGSAASTPATPRNVRVDGVLCEGQTVPTSTPTTPTATPTPTATPTPTPTPTVTPTPTVTPTPTPTPTPTPTPTPTPTPTPTPDPGGCTGAFCDGFESQTGTAPAAPWTVVHPDCSGTGTASIDTAVARSGSRSLRVNGAVGYCNHVFVQASGAVSGTAGQPTYVRFWVRHTTALPTSHVTFVALKDANDGGKDLRMGGQNGALQWNRASDDATLPEQSPAGVALSKPLPTGQWSCIEALVDPVGRLTTWLDGSQVTGLVADGTPTHDVDSQWHNKAWTPRLVDLKLGWESYGDGADTLWYDDVVVGSARTGC
- a CDS encoding GntR family transcriptional regulator translates to MFDGRDPVYLQIADQIRQDVLSGALAAEEQVMSTTQYATTFRINPATAAKAFAQLVDEGVLYKRRGVGMFVAPGARERLLADARESFFTDSVDPVADAARVLGIDVEDVVDRLRARAVTAPAPTTTTDGPQGDAR
- a CDS encoding LLM class flavin-dependent oxidoreductase → MTDYGHELQFGTFLTPQNADPQAPVELAVLTEDVGLDLVTFQDHPYQPSFLDTWTLLSYVAARTQRVHLSGNVLNVPMRPPAVLARAAASLDLLSGGRVELGLGAGAFWDAIEAMGVPRLTPGEAVDALDEAIDVIRALWDTDGRGPLRVDGDHHRLAGAKRGPAPAHDIGIWVGALKPRMLRLVGRKADGWLPSLAYLQPGDLGRGNATIDESAAGAGRDPREIRRLLNIGGRFTPTPGGGLDGPPEQWVDALTRYALEDGVGTFVLATDDPGTIRTFAEQVAPAVRDAVAAERATSGTAAGPVRSAVALAKRADGIAYDTVPADVTAVEPGDRAYTALRSTYMRRGAPGVVLLPRTTPQVVDALGWAREQRGPLAVRSGGHGISGRSTNDGGVLLDVGALDEIAVVDEATRRVRLGTGATWGKVAATLAPRGWAISSGDYGGVGVGGLATTGGIGLLGRSYGLTIDHVVAYEVVTADGTVHVVDAQREPELFWGLRGAGGNLGIVTWVEIEAAEVPDVVYATMTFDASEPARLLERWGRTVQDAPRQLTSFLHLQAGSGGRQPLAQAMTVWADDDTTSAVAALEELLGAGPVLDQRATLTPYSGIVGPVAKAHDGGAPPVTRSGLLPTMTEAAAADLGRLLGSGEAMLLQLRATGGAGNDVAPDATAYAHRHQRFSATAFAGRGGRGGLDDAWDRLAHPHMDGLYLSFETDPRPARLLEAFPPLTLDRLRALKRTYDPDHVFDQNFPIDPRG
- a CDS encoding aspartate-semialdehyde dehydrogenase; translated protein: MAQGLRIAVVGATGQVGAVMRRLLDERDFPVASIRYFASARSAGTTLPWRGEDVVVEDVATADLSGIDIALFSAGGGTSKEHAPRFAAAGAIVVDNSSAWRRDPRVPLVVSEVNPDALDEIEIGIVANPNCTTMAAMPVLKVLHDEAGLRRLVVSTYQAVSGSGLAGAKELDNQVRAAVEQDTLALVQDGGAVAFPSPEKYVAPIAFDVIPLAGSIVEDGLHETDEEQKLRHESRKILDVPDLLVSGTCVRVPVFTGHSLSVNAEFERSISVERATELLSTAPGVQLADVPTPLVAAGQDPSFVGRIRQDEGAPDGRGLALFISNDNLRKGAALNAVQIAEVLATRRFAITRA
- a CDS encoding ABC transporter ATP-binding protein produces the protein MTATTTGWGVELQGVTQRYGDVVALDDVTLTIRPGTITGLLGRNGSGKSTLAGLVAAFRRPTAGRVLVDGEDPWENERVVPGVCFVRESGDVLDDYSLKDNLAYVSGARPTFSHELAGELMDLFELEPQRKPSKLSRGKKSAFGIVLGLASRAPLTILDEVHLGLDAPSRYAFYDTLLADYAEHPRTLVLSSHLIDEIERLLEDVVVLDRGRVLVTQDAESLRAEGVSVTGPATAVQEFVAGREVLATQRLGGTVQTTVRGALVEGDVRRAREAGIELGPVPLQDLFVHLTDPNRTGASSSRAPREADR
- a CDS encoding GNAT family N-acetyltransferase codes for the protein MGIVRVSADSTADVAAQVTELFVAYRAFYGRVGDEDEARAFVATRFARGDSLVWAGLDQGRAVAFTQVYPGHSSVRLRTTWQLNDLFVAPDARGAGHGAALVRHVLAQAQDAGAHEVRLETQRTNATARALYERLGFRPAASADPDGEFVAYARPPGRDA
- a CDS encoding aspartate kinase, encoding MALIVQKFGGSSVADAASIKRVAKRVVETRKAGHDVVVVVSAMGDTTDELIDLAQQVTPLPPVREMDILLTAGERISMSLLAMAIHNLGVEAKSFTGQQAGVITDEVYGKAHIIDVSPSRIKDTVARGEVAIVAGFQGVNPSTNDVTTLGRGGSDTTAVALAAALKADVCEIYTDVDGVFTADPRIVPTARKRDRIGYDEMLELAASGAKVLMPRCVEYARRYDVPVHVRSSFSAHTGTLVTNQEDPTMEQPIIAGVAHDRSEAKITVVGVPDVPGKAARIFEIVAGAGVNIDMIVQNVSIAATGQTDISFTLPASDGAAATSALTTDQPTIGFQSLQYDDQIGKLSLIGAGMKSHPGVSAKLFAALSEAGINIEMISTSEIRISVVTRADSLDDAVRAVHTAFDLDAEDTEAVVYGGTGR
- a CDS encoding ABC transporter ATP-binding protein → MPPDAPHGPADGSAPAADTDPAPAAAPAAAAVALAPRPHGIEVTGLRRAFGTVKALDGADLVARAGAVTALVGPNGSGKTTLLLVLAGLLVPDSGSVRVAGHDPVTDNAGARARTGWMPDAFGTWDSLTAREVLATFADAYRVDRATASARIEELLATVHLTEYADQPAAVLSRGQKQRLGLARALVHDPQVLLLDEPASGLDPRSRVDLRILLRRLADEGRTVLVSSHVLSELDEMADDAVFLSRGRTVAGLSEADVATGRRTWHVRALSLTELTAWLDATGVAYRPDGATRAADAPTAVAGGVLVDVDGEAGAAALLRDAVAAGVPVVSSAPAAGALEQAYLALEEERR
- a CDS encoding MarR family winged helix-turn-helix transcriptional regulator; the protein is MTDTTTRAAAPAPQRPADDLGWQLGTLLARWRDGVADALEGIPAGPRGYHLLRVAAEATVPPTQAALASHLGIDRTVMTYLLDDLCAAGLVERCPDPADRRVRRIAATGTGRSLLADVGDRMAAAEVDVLRGLSAAERETLRTLLARTTGTAAPGEDRCAVVTG